In Methanobacterium sp., the genomic stretch ATTGGCCCTAAAAAGAATAGTGGGGAAAACACGAGAGCCAGAACTATAGTTAACGCTGCAGTTATTACTGCACCCATTACAACAGAAGTCCAGTCAGTCATTTTTCTCTCACCTCCAAATATGAAATATTTGGGGCCGCCGAACACTTTGTGTTCGGGCCATGAAAATCGTAGATTTTCAATGGTTCAGAAAAAACCTACAGTTTTTCTTCAACCTCATACTTGAGTCAGTGTTATTATATATTTAATTATTAAAATAATTTTTCAATAAAAAAATCTGATTTAAATAAATATTCAACTATTTAGTGGCCTTAAAATTATTTTAGATAGAAAAATAACCATAAAATAGCATTAAATTTATCCCATTCCACTGTAAACCAATTTGCCCATATTATAACATCATGCTCCAAAGCCAAAAAAAATTTAATTTAACTGTTTTTAGGACAAATTCTTAAAATAATTTTCATTCAATAAATTTTTACATTTAACTTCTAAATACTGGTATTACACTCTGAATGTGTTGAAGTTTAAAAAAATAAGAAAAATGATAAAAAAAGATTTAATTGGTGTCTTTAATTGATATAGTTGTAATCCATGATTTTAAAGTTATAAATAGATTATATTGTTGTTTATCCTTATGCCATCTGTTCTCTAACAAGGATTCCGATAACACCTCCTATAGCTCCAATAACTCCAGATACTATGAGCCCTATGATTACTCCTATTATACCAACTAGTGCTCCACCTGCACCTAATAACGCTCCTAATGCTACTATAGCTAATATTCCAACTACCAAGCCACTCACAATACCTACAAGTGCTCCATGGA encodes the following:
- a CDS encoding DUF5518 domain-containing protein, translated to MVEVKWTPVIIGIVISIILGIILQMIIGSWGSTIAYLLATIYVGYTVGGDYMNGAIHGALVGIVSGLVVGILAIVALGALLGAGGALVGIIGVIIGLIVSGVIGAIGGVIGILVREQMA